TCTCACTTCTTCTTTCCCAACAACAGGAACATTGTTCTCGGCGTGACATGCAATCACACAAGCCCCACAACCTGTACAGGCATTAAGATCAATAGACATCTTGAAGTGATGCCCTACCGAACGGTCAAAACCATCCCAAAGATCAACATCTGGTGAAGTCACCGGAGTCTCAACGTGGTTAAGGGAAACTTCAGGCATGTGGTTCCACACATGAGAATCTTGTGTGTTAAAGATCTCAAGCGTAGTTTCTTTAATAATATCGTTCCTACCCATTAGAGTAGTATGCAGCTGCAAACATGCAAATTCATGCACTCCCGCAGCTTTTTCTATAGTAACCTGCTGGTGAGATTTAAAATCTTTGTAAAGCGGATAAGCATTCACACCAACCTGCATCTCCTTTTGTATGCCTTCTTTTTTACCATAACCCAGGGCAAGGGAAACCACTCCCTTAGCCTGACCCGGCTGAATGAACACAGGCACTTTTTCAAGCACAGTATCCCCAACTTTCAGATTGACGTAGTTTCCATTAAGAGCCCCGTTGGCTACGTGTTCATTTTCAAGCCCAAGCGCTTCGGCATCGGCTCGTGAAATTTTAAGGTAGTTATCCCATGAAGCACGGGTAATTGGATCGGGCAGTTCCTGCAGCCATGGGTTGTTAGCCTGATTTCCCGATCCTAAAGCCACAGAAGTGTACAGCTCGAGTTCAAGCCCCTCCCCCTGCGCCGCAGAGAGATTTCTAACAGCTGCGCTCTCGTCAAAAGATACTGAGGTCGGTGCTTGATCGGCTCCCACCTGGGTAGCAAAAGGAGAAGTTCCTTCAAAAACCCCGTCGTGAAGCGCATCAATCCAGGAACCGGCACCCATAGCACCTTCCCAGGTCTGTTTTAGATAATCTGCGTATGATGTATTGTTATCGGTCCATCTTAGAAGTACATCCTGGAACTGACTTGTATCAAAAAGAGGTCTGATGGTTGGCTGCATCAAACCAAACTTTTGAGTGGTAAACTCAACATCACCCCAACTTTCAAGATAATGTGGCGTTGCAGCTACGTAATTAGAAAGAAGTGCGGTCTCGTCGTTCTTCATCGAGAAAGTGACTTTTAAGTCTACCTTAGACATCCCTTCCACAAATTCATCGGCGAACGGCAGGCTGTAAGCAGGATTAACACCGGCCACAAGCAGAGCCCCCACCTGTCCGGCTTTCATATCGGCCACCAGTTGTTTTACTGCGGCAGTATTACCCTGGCGCAACATTCTTGGACTGGCAGTATCCATCACCCCACTTCCAAGAGCTTCATTTATTGAAAGCGCAAGTGCCTGTGCGTCAACATCAGGAATACCTGTTACCACCACAGCTCCGTTTCCGGCTTTACGCAATTGCCTTGCAGCTTTTACAAGTGCATCGTCAATATGCGCAGGCAGGTTACTTGTAGAAGCACCCCCAGTTACATACCCATGAAGTGCCGCAAGAGCTGCCTTCTGTTGAGAAAGGGTTAAGCTTATCCTTCTATCGGCATTGGCCCCACTAAGAGTAAAATTAGATTCAAACTGTACGTGCCTTGACATTTTTCCATTCTTCGGAATACGCCCTTTTGCATAAGCAGCATCGTAGCCACCACCTGCCCAGTCTCCAAGGAAGTCGGCTCCAATAGAAACAATCACTTCCGCTTTGGCAAAATCGTAATTTGGAAGCGCCCTACGCCCGTAACGAGCCTGAAAAGCTTCAAGCGCGGCATCTTCAGAAACAGCATCATACACAACGTGCCTCACATTCCCATACTTCTGTGAAAACTCGCTGATCAATTTAGAAGTAGATGGGCTGGCAAAAGTTTGCGTCAACAGAACAATCTCTCCATTCACGCTGTTAAGCTTCTCCTTCACCTCCCGGTCAAACTGCTCCCAGGAAACCACTTCTCCATTAGCCAATGGCCTTTGCAGCCTTTTGTTATCATATAAAGAAAGTACAGATGCATGCACCCTGGCATTTGCACCTGTAGTTCCCATGGTATTCTGCTCTATTTTAATAGGACGACCTTCGCGTGTCTTTACAAGGACACTTGAAAAATCAAATCCATCAGCCATAGTAGTAGCATAATAATTAGCTACCCCGGGCACAATCCTTTCCGGCTGCACCACATAAGGAATAGACTTCATTACCGGACCCTCACAGGCAGCAAGGGAAGCCGCTGCAGTACTAAAACCAACGTACTTCAAAAAGTCTCTCCTGGAAGTAGTTGATCCTTCAAGAGTCTCTTTGTTACCCAAAAATTCATCTGTAGGGATCTCTTCTACAAATTCCTTTTGGCTGTGCGTCTCAACAATTGAGCTGGATTCCTTCAGCTCTTCAACACTTTTCCAGTATTTCTTGTTTGATGACATATGCTTACTTTCTACTTTTTAATTAATAATGGCACTTGGCACATTCAATTCCACCCATTTGGGCAACAGTTAATTCCTCTACCCCATATTTTTTGGAAAGCTCTTCATGAACTTTCTCGTAATATTCATTTCCGGCAGTACGAACATTTGTCTCTCGGTGACAGTTCACACACCACCCCATGGTAAGAGGTGCATTTTGATACATAATTTCCATTTCCTCAACAGGACCGTGACAGGTTTGACAGGCTATACCACCCACTTCTACGTGCTGAGAGTGGTTGAAGTACGCAAAATCGGGAAGGTTGTGGATCCTGATCCATTTTACCGGCTCAGTTTCTCCGGTGTAGGCTTGTTGAGATACATCCCAGCCCACGGCATCATATAGTTTTGCAATCTCACCGTCGTAGAACTCTTTAGAGTATTCTTCAGTAGCCGTAGCTTCAGCCACTTCGCTGATAGATTTATGACAGTTCATACACACATTCAGGGAAGGTATACCTGAAGTCTTGGACACCCTGGCCGAACTGTGACAGAACTTACATTCTATCTGGTTCTCCCCGGCGTGAATCCTGTGCGAGAAATGAATAGGCTGAATTGGCTGATACCCCTGGTCAACCCCCACCTGCATCAAATAACCATAAGCAAAATAAGAACCTACCAGCACAAGGAATACCGCAGTGACAATCACCAAAAACTGGTTTTCCACAAAAGCTTTCCAAACCGGCTTAGCCCTTTTCTCCCTTACCGGAAGCTCAACTCCACTAGCCTCAGCAAATCTCCTTAATGTCTTGTTCACCAGATAAAGGATCACAAGCAGCATTAAAAGCACAAAGGCAAGAATTCCAAGGAGGATATCTGTTGACACTCCACCGCCTCCCTGCGCGGCATCAGCGCCTGCTGCCGTTCCGGCCTGTTGCTCCTGAGGCACAGCCTTGGGCGCATTTACATAAGCAAGAATATTATCTATATCACTATCGCTTAACTGCGGAAAAGGAGGCATCGCCACCTGATTGTATTCGTTAAAGATTTCAACCGCCTGCTCATCTCCAGATGCGATCAAAGCCTGGGAATTTTTAATCCAGCTGTGCAGCCACTCCGTATCCCTTCTTTCGCCTACACCCCTAAGCGCAGGCCCAATAGAGTTCCCGTCAAGTTTATGACAGGCGGCACACAAAGTGTTAAAAAGCTCTTTCCCTGCAGCTTCATCCCCACCCGAAGTTGGCGCTTCAACATTAGATTCCTGCGGCCCCTGAACAGTCTCCTGCCTGTCGGCTTCGTCTGTAGAGAGCGGTGAATCCTGAGGTGTGTCCTGAGCTAAAAGGAGAGTATTAAAAGAGAAAAACAGGGATACACTAAAAAATACTATTCGAGCTGCTGAATGGCGGTATTTCACCTTTTTCATATTATAAGTTGAATTAACGTCTTATTTGGTACGGTTTTTAGTGTAATTAAAACGTGATTATTGTCATGTTTTAGTCACTAAAAATTTACCGACAAAAGTAATACTTAAGTTCGATTTGAAAGGACAGCTAAATAATTTATAACTGTTCTAAATAAGTGTTAACAGCCGAATCGATACAGAAAGTTATACTTTTGTATTTCAGAAAAGTAATGAAAAATGTTCAGGAAAAATAAAATAGCCATAACTACCGCCCTCATAATTGGCGCAATAGCAAATACAATCGCCCAGGAAGGGCAGGTAAGCATTCAACAAGACGAAACTATTCCCGCGCTTTTAGAGCAAAAATCTGAAATGGTACAAGATGGGGTTATTGGCGAACGCTATAGAATACAACTGTTTTCGGGTGATAACAACCAGGCCAGTAAGGTCATAAAAGAATACCGGGCCCTTTTCCCCCACTGGTCTTCGACCATAGTTTTTGAAACTCCCAATTACAAGGTATGGATAGGAAATTTCAGGAACAGCCTTGAAGCCGACAGAGCCTTGCTCGAAATCAAAAAGTCGTTCCCGGCAGCCTTCAGGTTTAGGCCAGAGAAAAGATAGCTTTCAGTTTCAGCAAAAAGTTTAACATATAGCAACTCAAACGGGTTGCTATTTTTTTTCAGAACAATAAAAAAGAATAGCCCCCAAGTTTTCTTCTACGGAAAAGGAAATTTTTGAGCTGCGATCTTGCAGCCTTTCAAAACCCTCTAATGCTGAAGTTTTTTCTGAAAAGAACCAGCGAGTTTACCTGCCAGATAAATCGGTTTGTGCTATTTATTCTTTTCCAACAGGATGGTCTTCGTACCAGTCGTCAAAAGTTTTATTTGTAGAATACTTATCGGTAAGCACTTTGTAAACCGTGAAAAGCCACCACGCCTGCCCCAAGAGCACAGTAAAGAAAACTGCATTATAAGGAAGGTTGTAAAACACCATAACGGCGACCAATGCCAGAAGAAGGCTGGTGATAACCACATAAAAGTGTGCTGAAAGCTTCATAGCCTCAATTTAGCAAAGAGCACAGGCACACCCAGTTAAGACTTTACTAAATCATTCATATTTAGCAGAAGTTTGACTTTTTGTTAAGGCATTTATTAAAAGTAGCGCCCCTGCCGAAAATGGCAAAAAGAGACTGCAATATGCCAGCACCCGAAAGTAGTCTTTAAAAAGCGCCATTTCCTGCCAGGTGACCAGGCCTTTGTAAAAGATAAGAGTTTCGGTGGCCAAAAAAGCCAAAAAGTACAGCCAGAAAACCCACTTTGGAAGTCTTAGAAGCCGGTGATGAGCGAGAAAGGCAAAGAGACAAACCGTCACCACCCCCAGAAAGACCCAGTGCAGGTAGCCTATAACGAAATCGGGGAAACTAAAGGCGAGCTTCGCAAACCAGGGCAAGGCCGAGAACAGCTGCAAAATGAGCTTAAGAATTAGGGCCAGGCCTGCTATTTTAAGCAGCAGCTTCAAAAATGGGGAAAACTGAAGTTGATTCCAGTAAGGCGCAAGCATCTTCCAGAACTTCACGAAAGCCGTAATTTGAAAAACTGCCCCGGCACCACCTAGCACGTAAAAGGCCCAGTGCGGCTCTACCCAAAGCACGGAAAGGAAAAAGCTGAGGATCACCGCCAGATTGATTTGCCAGAAGAAGCTTTTAAAATGCCCTTTTTGAGGCCTCAGATTTTGTTGCTCCATAAAGTAAAAGAGAATTCCCAGGAGCGCGAGAATGAACCAGGCATTGTATTGAAAATGCAGGTAATAATAGATCGCCATCTTGTACCAGATGCTCGCACTGCCCGTAGTGGCCATAATCCCGCCTAAAGCCCAGGGGCCAATACTCGAAAAAACCATGTACCAGAGCGCAGCTTTAATAAGCCTGAAAGAATAGATGGACTTATACTGTGGAGGCGTCTTTTTCAGGATGAACCAGGCCATAAAATAGGAGGCAAAAAGAAAAAGTGTAGAAAAAGTGATGGAAAAAAGAGCGTATCCGGTGAAGGGAAAGCTGAGCATCATTCCTATTAATGTCACCTGCGTAAACCAGAAGATCCGTTTATAAATTCTTCCGAAGCCAGCTTCAGCAAAATACATTTTATAGATCATGGTGGTAAGGGCAATATAAACCCAGCCCAACAGGGCAATGTGGGAATGCGAGTGCACCACGTACCGAAAATTGGCAGGAATAGGGATTACAAAAAAGAACCGCAGGAACGTTCCCAGCAGCCCCACAAGAAAAAAATAGCCAAGGGCAATATTGGTGTGCTTCTTTAAACTGATCATTTTTTAAAAATAGGAAAAAGGGAGGAGGCAAAAAACCGCATTTTTGACACTCCTGTTTCCTGGAGCGATGCCAGCTTTTTGCCTCCTCTGTATTTTAAGCTTCCTGGTATTCTTTTTCGAGGGTTTTCTTCTTATCCTTCGGCAGCTTTTTACGGCTGTCAAGACTAAATACAAACCACACGAAGGCGAAAAGCCCTATTGCAAATATGGTATCCCCAATAGCCCTCAACCAGCGCAGGGTATCCATTCCCGGTTGCTGCATGAAATCGGCAGAACGCGCGTACCACATTCCTTCGTTCACGCTGGCCACTGTTTGGAGCAGGCCTATAGGAAGGATGCTTAGCAGCACCATAAGAATAAGCCCTATATTTATTGACCAGAAAGAGAAGCTCAAAAGTTTATCATTCCACACCTGCACTCTAAAGAGGCTTCTCAACACGAACAACATAAGCCCGATTCCCAGGAACCCGTACACCCCAAAAAGGGCGGTGTGCGCGTGAACTGCGGTGGTGTTAAGCCCCTGCATATAGTAAAGTGCAATTGGAGGGTTGATGATAAACCCGAAGATGCCCGCCCCCAAAAAGTTCCAGAAGGCCACGGCAATAAGGCAGTAAATAGGCCATTTGTAATCTTTAAGCCAGGCAGTAGCTCTTGAGAGCTGGTAGTTCTCATATACTTCGTAACCAATCAATACCAGCGGCACAACTTCAAGTGCACTAAAAGTAGCTCCCAAAGCCATCACTGCAGTTGGGGTCCCACTAAAATAGAGGTGGTGAAAAGTTCCCAAAATACCTCCTGAAAGGAAAATTACGGTTGCTAAAAGCACACTTAAAGTAGCAGTTTTTGTACGCAATAACCCTAGCCTTACAAAAAGGAAGGCAGAGACGACGGTTGCAAACACTTCAAAGAAACCTTCTACCCAAAGGTGAACCACCCACCAGCGCCAGTACTCGGCGATTGCAAGGTTGGTTTGACGCCCCCACATGAGACCTGCCCCGTAGAACAAGGCAATTGCTGCCGATGAAACCAGGAACATAATAAGCAGGTTTCTTTCTGAAGTTCGCTGTTTAATCACAGGAATGAGCGGCCTCACCATTAATGCCAGCCAAACGAACAAACCGACAAAAAGAAAAATTTGCCAGAACCTTCCAAGGTCTACATACTCATACCCCTGGTGCCCGAACCAGAAGTTTTCGGCCAGTCCGAGTTTTTGCATAATTCCCATCCATTGTCCGGCCATAGAACCAAAGACAATGATTAGCAGGCAAACAAAAAGGAAATTCACCCCCAGTTTCTGGAATTTCGGATCTTTCCCTGAAACAGCAGGTGCAATGTAAAGCCCCGTTCCCAGCCATGCGGTGGCAATCCACAGGATACCCAGCTGCACGTGCCAGGTCCTTGAAATGGAATAAGGGAGAATATCGGCGAGATCAAGGCCATAGAAGCCGTCGCCCTCTACCCCGTAATGGGCGGTCACTACCCCAAAGGTCACCTGAATAAGGATA
This Salinimicrobium tongyeongense DNA region includes the following protein-coding sequences:
- a CDS encoding nitric-oxide reductase large subunit → MSKERKLWIAFLLVISVSFAILGYYGFEIYQKAPPMPAKIVTTEGEVVFDGQDIKDGQNVWQSMGGQEVGSIWGHGAYQAPDWTADWLHREALFILNEWSQEDYAVAYDNLESEKQALLERRLQLELRENTYDEASDIITISPMRAKAVAHLSDYYSGLFMENPELDELRNFYAIPKNSIKDDERMHQMAGFFFWATWATVTERPGSEVSYTHNWPPDDLVGNKATGDLLIWTGFSIILLLIGIGIMVFYHAKMKEEEELERPVKDPLMDQTITPSMLAVKKYMWIVCVLILIQVTFGVVTAHYGVEGDGFYGLDLADILPYSISRTWHVQLGILWIATAWLGTGLYIAPAVSGKDPKFQKLGVNFLFVCLLIIVFGSMAGQWMGIMQKLGLAENFWFGHQGYEYVDLGRFWQIFLFVGLFVWLALMVRPLIPVIKQRTSERNLLIMFLVSSAAIALFYGAGLMWGRQTNLAIAEYWRWWVVHLWVEGFFEVFATVVSAFLFVRLGLLRTKTATLSVLLATVIFLSGGILGTFHHLYFSGTPTAVMALGATFSALEVVPLVLIGYEVYENYQLSRATAWLKDYKWPIYCLIAVAFWNFLGAGIFGFIINPPIALYYMQGLNTTAVHAHTALFGVYGFLGIGLMLFVLRSLFRVQVWNDKLLSFSFWSINIGLILMVLLSILPIGLLQTVASVNEGMWYARSADFMQQPGMDTLRWLRAIGDTIFAIGLFAFVWFVFSLDSRKKLPKDKKKTLEKEYQEA
- a CDS encoding c-type cytochrome, which gives rise to MKKVKYRHSAARIVFFSVSLFFSFNTLLLAQDTPQDSPLSTDEADRQETVQGPQESNVEAPTSGGDEAAGKELFNTLCAACHKLDGNSIGPALRGVGERRDTEWLHSWIKNSQALIASGDEQAVEIFNEYNQVAMPPFPQLSDSDIDNILAYVNAPKAVPQEQQAGTAAGADAAQGGGGVSTDILLGILAFVLLMLLVILYLVNKTLRRFAEASGVELPVREKRAKPVWKAFVENQFLVIVTAVFLVLVGSYFAYGYLMQVGVDQGYQPIQPIHFSHRIHAGENQIECKFCHSSARVSKTSGIPSLNVCMNCHKSISEVAEATATEEYSKEFYDGEIAKLYDAVGWDVSQQAYTGETEPVKWIRIHNLPDFAYFNHSQHVEVGGIACQTCHGPVEEMEIMYQNAPLTMGWCVNCHRETNVRTAGNEYYEKVHEELSKKYGVEELTVAQMGGIECAKCHY
- a CDS encoding TAT-variant-translocated molybdopterin oxidoreductase; the protein is MSSNKKYWKSVEELKESSSIVETHSQKEFVEEIPTDEFLGNKETLEGSTTSRRDFLKYVGFSTAAASLAACEGPVMKSIPYVVQPERIVPGVANYYATTMADGFDFSSVLVKTREGRPIKIEQNTMGTTGANARVHASVLSLYDNKRLQRPLANGEVVSWEQFDREVKEKLNSVNGEIVLLTQTFASPSTSKLISEFSQKYGNVRHVVYDAVSEDAALEAFQARYGRRALPNYDFAKAEVIVSIGADFLGDWAGGGYDAAYAKGRIPKNGKMSRHVQFESNFTLSGANADRRISLTLSQQKAALAALHGYVTGGASTSNLPAHIDDALVKAARQLRKAGNGAVVVTGIPDVDAQALALSINEALGSGVMDTASPRMLRQGNTAAVKQLVADMKAGQVGALLVAGVNPAYSLPFADEFVEGMSKVDLKVTFSMKNDETALLSNYVAATPHYLESWGDVEFTTQKFGLMQPTIRPLFDTSQFQDVLLRWTDNNTSYADYLKQTWEGAMGAGSWIDALHDGVFEGTSPFATQVGADQAPTSVSFDESAAVRNLSAAQGEGLELELYTSVALGSGNQANNPWLQELPDPITRASWDNYLKISRADAEALGLENEHVANGALNGNYVNLKVGDTVLEKVPVFIQPGQAKGVVSLALGYGKKEGIQKEMQVGVNAYPLYKDFKSHQQVTIEKAAGVHEFACLQLHTTLMGRNDIIKETTLEIFNTQDSHVWNHMPEVSLNHVETPVTSPDVDLWDGFDRSVGHHFKMSIDLNACTGCGACVIACHAENNVPVVGKEEVRKYRDMHWLRIDRYYSSEESFEQDVEKKENMSGLGDSLSQFGEMEVASDNPQVVFQPMLCQHCNHAPCETVCPVAATMHGRQGQNQMIYNRCVGTRYCANNCPYKVRRFNWFLYNKNDEFDYNMNNDLGRMVLNPDVTVRSRGVMEKCSFCIQRTQKTILDAKREGRAIEDGEFQTACSAACDKGAIVFGDVNDESSKIAALSEDDRMYHALEYVGTKPNVMYQTKVRNTSEA
- a CDS encoding SPOR domain-containing protein; amino-acid sequence: MFRKNKIAITTALIIGAIANTIAQEGQVSIQQDETIPALLEQKSEMVQDGVIGERYRIQLFSGDNNQASKVIKEYRALFPHWSSTIVFETPNYKVWIGNFRNSLEADRALLEIKKSFPAAFRFRPEKR